From the Drosophila suzukii chromosome 2 unlocalized genomic scaffold, CBGP_Dsuzu_IsoJpt1.0 scf_2c, whole genome shotgun sequence genome, one window contains:
- the LOC139354074 gene encoding uncharacterized protein, producing the protein MYSFSNSNSTSETSTRRTVFSEVFRIFDSLGLTAPIIMNCKMFIHDLVMRKLSWDELIPNDLGIVWGNLKNSEQRTEKLPRFVSTLHKYQSGLHGLADACKRGYGCCPYVRSVINGVETTSLLVAKSRLVPIQPLSIPKLELWAAALLNRTYQLKHKLKPYISKVYFWTDAKTVPQWLGMHSSQLPTFESDRISELQSYTHDVEWRYVSTSKNPADTISRGCSVKDLQHKMWFTGPDFLKGSESEWPCLPNPLNPPLYDNPSSNIVIPSVIDDLINRLSSYFRTLRTLSFVYRVFNRIPAARNSTVREVVHVSANELNHNQQHRFTRLYAEFIHRSTLHAGARVLLSLLREEVWNALTASTTSLVSCHTSWEISLRIDCTASAHIWCQEMSSAGPS; encoded by the coding sequence ATGTATTCATTTTCCAATTCAAATTCGACTTCTGAGACTTCTACTAGACGGACGGTCTTTTCTGAAGTATTTCGGATATTCGACTCGCTTGGACTTACCGCCCCCATCATCATGAATTGCAAAATGTTTATTCATGATCTAGTTATGCGGAAGCTTTCGTGGGATGAACTGATTCCCAACGATCTTGGTATCGTATGGGGCAACTTGAAAAACAGTGAACAGAGAACGGAAAAACTGCCACGTTTTGTATCAACCTTACACAAATACCAGAGTGGGCTTCACGGGCTTGCAGATGCCTGCAAACGTGGATACGGATGTTGTCCTTACGTTCGCAGTGTAATCAATGGCGTCGAAACGACCAGCTTACTAGTTGCAAAGTCAAGACTCGTTCCGATTCAACCCTTGTCGATCCCAAAGCTGGAACTCTGGGCAGCGGCACTGCTTAACAGAACGTACCAACTTAAACACAAGCTCAAGCCTTACATCTCAAAGGTATATTTTTGGACCGACGCAAAGACCGTTCCACAGTGGCTTGGAATGCATTCATCTCAATTGCCAACTTTCGAGTCTGACAGGATCTCTGAGCTGCAGTCATACACACACGACGTCGAATGGCGCTACGTATCAACAAGCAAAAATCCCGCAGACACCATATCCCGAGGATGCTCAGTAAAGGACCTTCAGCACAAAATGTGGTTCACGGGACCCGACTTCCTGAAAGGGTCGGAAAGCGAATGGCCATGCCTGCCTAATCCATTGAATCCACCCCTTTATGATAATCCTTCGAGTAATATTGTGATACCTAGCGTTATAGATGATCTTATCAACCGATTATCATCATACTTTCGTACTTTGCGTACCCTTTCCTTTGTTTATCGAGTGTTTAACAGGATCCCTGCAGCTAGAAATTCAACTGTTCGAGAGGTAGTTCACGTGTCGGCGAACGAGCTAAATCATAATCAGCAACATCGCTTTACCAGGTTGTACGCCGAATTCATCCATCGTTCCACATTACACGCAGGAGCGAGGGTTTTGCTTTCGTTACTTCGCGAGGAGGTTTGGAATGCACTCACTGCTTCCACTACAAGCCTCGTCTCATGTCACACATCATGGGAAATCTCCCTTCGAATCGACTGTACGGCGAGCGCCCATATCTGGTGTCAGGAGATGAGTTCTGCGGGCCCTTCCTGA